The following proteins are co-located in the Silene latifolia isolate original U9 population chromosome 1, ASM4854445v1, whole genome shotgun sequence genome:
- the LOC141646531 gene encoding uncharacterized protein LOC141646531: MEEHTIRGVEMITGMKRETVPFTYLGVTVSPKRLSVQDCQCLIDKVVDRIRGMGSRKLSYAGRLVLIKAILSTLHCYWARIFILPKIVISKIESICRKYLWHGADHKESPALVSWDQICQPRKWEYIPGSGCSWAWRKICQVKQLLNPYLSNLSSEEHYTIKAGYQWLKPTAGKVSWYPWMLNEWLISRQQFLCWLLAHRRLLTQDRLLRMGIIQSNTCFLCGLQEESMNHLFFECPFSRQCRDLVSDWCRVLLPLQNCINWWIELRQAVACKKKVIAVILSGLLYHVWHCRNKCRVEESVVRPTVVLANVKNDVKLRLGQCDIRGKNALVLEWVEYLKT, from the exons ATGGAGGAGCATACTATCAGAGGTGTGGAAATGATCACCGGAATGAAAAGAGAGACAGTGCCCTTCACTTATCTAGGGGTCACTGTGTCTCCAAAAAGGCTCTCTGTTCAGGATTGTCAATGCTTGATTGATAAAGTGGTGGATAGAATTAGAGGGATGGGATCCAGAAAGCTCTCTTATGCTGGAAGACTGGTGCTTATTAAAGCTATTCTAAGCACCCTTCATTGCTATTGGGCTAGGATCTTCATTCTTCCAAAAATTGTGATCTCAAAGATTGAATCTATTTGCAGGAAGTATTTGTGGCATGGTGCGGATCATAAGGAGAGCCCAGCTCTTGTTTCCTGGGACCAAATTTGTCAACCAAGGAA GTGGGAGTATATTCCTGGGTCTGGGTGTAGCTGGGCTTGGCGAAAAATTTGCCAGGTCAAGCAATTATTGAATCCTTATCTATCTAATTTATCTAGTGAGGAGCATTATACTATAAAAGCGGGATATCAATGGCTTAAACCTACTGCAGGAAAAGTTTCCTGGTATCCTTGGATGCTGAATGAATGGTTGATTTCAAGGCAACAGTTTCTGTGTTGGCTGTTAGCACATAGAAGGCTTCTAACCCAAGACAGACTACTGAGAATGGGAATCATACAGAGTAACACTTGCTTTCTGTGTGGGCTGCAGGAGGAAAGTATGAATCATCTTTTCTTTGAATGTCCTTTTAGCAGACAGTGCAGGGATCTGGTCAGTGACTGGTGCAGAGTTCTTCTTCCATTACAGAACTGCATCAACTGGTGGATTGAGCTTAGACAGGCAGTTGCTTGCAAGAAAAAAGTGATTGCTGTCATTTTATCAGGATTATTGTATCATGTTTGGCACTGTAGAAATAAGTGTCGTGTTGAAGAGTCTGTTGTCAGGCCTACAGTGGTCTTAGCAAATGTTAAAAATGATGTGAAACTGCGTCTAGGTCAGTGTGATATTAGAGGTAAGAATGCTCTTGTCCTGGAGTGGGTAGAGTATCTTAAGACTTAG